AGACCACCTCGCCTGAAACGCCAAGGTTTTCTAGGGCTTTCTTGGATGCCTCTATGTGCTCGCTGACGTCGCCCTGGAGGCCAATGACACCTACCTTGACCATTTTGACCACCTCAGGTTAAACAGAAAAGGGGGTCAGACGCCCCTCTCCTCAAGGCGAACCTCGAGCTCCTCGATGTCCTGTCCATGCATGGGTTCGCCAATGTCCCTACTTATCTCCACTAGAACGTCAGGCTCGTCCCAGTGGTTCACAGCTTCAACTATTGCCCTCGCCATCTTTGGCGGGTCGGAGCTCTTGAAGATTCCGGAACCGACGAATACTCCATCCATGCCCATCTGCATCATCAAAGCCGCATCCGCTGGGGTGGCAACGCCACCGGCTGCGAAGTTGACGACGGGAAGGCGGCCGAGCTTCTTTATCTCAAGGAGGATCTTGTACAGGTCATCAACTATGTCGCGATAGGTGTAGTGGCCGTAGACGGGCTCGTTCTCAAGGACGTTCCTCGGAAGGCCGGCTATCTCCTTGACGTCAAGGGCGAGCCTGATGTAAGGTTCAGCGAACTTCTCGGCGACTCCGTAAACCTGCTCGTCCGTCATGGCCTGTATCTGCCTTATGCCTTCCGCGACGAGGCGGACGTGCCTCACCGCTTCAACTATGTTGCCCGTTCCGGCCTCGCCCTTCGTCCTTATCATAGCCGCGCCTTCCCAGATTCTTCTCACGGCTTCACCGAGGTTCCTAGCACCGCAGACGAAAGGAACCTTGAACTCGCGCTTGTCTATGTGGAAGTATGGGTCTGACGGAGTGAGAACCTCGCTCTCGTCTATCATGTCAACACCAAGGGCTTCGAGGATTTTTGCCTCCGCAACGTGGCCTATCCTGACCTTGGCCATCACCGGAATCGTCACCGCGTCCATTATCTCCTGAATCTTCTCTATTGGAGCCATCCTTGCAACTCCACCGGCCTTTCTAATATCCGCTGGAACCCGGTGGAGGGCCATAACTGAGACTGCCCCCGCTTCTTCAGCCACCTTCGCCTGCTCGGCGTTGGTGACATCCATTATGACGCCACCCTTAACCATCTTGGCGAAGCCACGCTTCAGTCTCTCGGTTCCCTTGGCCTCGATAATGGCGAGCTTGTTCATCAACACCACCTCCTTTCAGTTAGATGAAGGTACCTGTTGATTATAAGCCTTGCCACCACTACATCGAGGTTGGCGTGAAAAAAGTTCGAAGAAACCTGCGGAAACCGAAGGGCCTCACAACTTCCCAGTTATTTCAAGGCTCACGTCGAAGTTTTTAACGGAGTGGGTTAGATAGCCGAGGCTTATGACGTCAACATCGAGCTTCGCGTACTCGACTATGTTTTCGGGCGTTATCCCTCCCGAGACCTCGATTTTGACCCTATCCCTGAGCCCTTCGCGCCTTAATGCTTCTATCGTCCCCGCTATCTCCTCCGGCGACATGTTGTCGAGCATGACAACGTCAGCACCAGCTTTAGCAGCTTTGACTGCATCCTCAAGGCTCTCCACCTCAACCTCGACGACCTTGTAAACGCTGAAAGCCCTCGCGCGCCTTATCGCCTCCTCCAGAGGAACGAGAGCGAGATGGTTGTCCTTTATGAGTATAGCGTCGCTCAGCGAGAAGCGGTGTGGCTCGCCGCCCCCGATGAGAATCGCTTTTTTGTCGAGGGGTTTGAGGAGGCTCTTCCTTGTCCCGGCAACGCGAACCTTTGGATTGACGGCCTTAACCTTCCCTGCCAGTTTCTTCACCTCGGTGGCAATGCCACTCATCCTGCCCATTATGTTTAAAGCCGTCCTCTCGACGAGGAGTATCGAGCGGGCATCCCCTTCGAGTTCAACTATTGTATCGCCCTCCCTAACTTCCTCGCCGTCCCTTTTTCTGACTTCAACCCTAACGCCGAAGTGCTCGAAGAGGGCTTTAGCTTCTTCAACACCCGCTACAACCCCATCCTGCTTCGCTATGATAACCGCCCTTGCCCCGGTTCCCGCCGGGATAATGGCTTCACTCGTCACGTCGCCGAAGGGGGCGTCTTCCTCAATGAACCTGAGCAGGTACTCAAGCGGAACCATCTCAGCTCATCTCCAGCATTTTCTCTATCGCCTTTCTCGCCTTCTCGGCTATCCCCTCCGGAACCTCGACGGCGTACTTCATGTCCTTAAGGGATTCGTAGATGTGGTTCAGTGTTATCGCCTTCATGCCTATGCAGGTGGCATCTTCCCTCGCGGGATGGAACTTGATATTCGGGTAGAGCTTGCTCAATCTATAGACCATCTCCCTCTCGGTGAAGACGACCCACTCGTCCCACTCGGGGGCCCTTTTGATCATCCCGCCGGTCGAGACGATTATATCAGCCCTCTCCTGGACTTCCGGCTCGCATTCCGGATGAACCATGAGCTTGGCGTTGGGGTAGAGCCTCTTAGCGCGCTCAACGTCATTAAGGGTGAACTTCCTGTGGACGTAGCAGTGCCCGTATTCTGGAACGGGGATTACCCTCTTCCCGGTCTGCTTTGCCACGTAGTAGGCGAGATTCTTGTCCGGTCCGAAAATTATAACCTCAGAGTCGAGCTTCTCAACAACTCTGACGGCGTTGGCTGATGTAACGGTAACGTCGGCGAGGGCCTTTGTCTCGGCGGAACTGTTGACGTAGAGCACTACCGGAGCGTCGGGGTATTTCCT
The sequence above is drawn from the Thermococcus sp. genome and encodes:
- the pdxS gene encoding pyridoxal 5'-phosphate synthase lyase subunit PdxS translates to MNKLAIIEAKGTERLKRGFAKMVKGGVIMDVTNAEQAKVAEEAGAVSVMALHRVPADIRKAGGVARMAPIEKIQEIMDAVTIPVMAKVRIGHVAEAKILEALGVDMIDESEVLTPSDPYFHIDKREFKVPFVCGARNLGEAVRRIWEGAAMIRTKGEAGTGNIVEAVRHVRLVAEGIRQIQAMTDEQVYGVAEKFAEPYIRLALDVKEIAGLPRNVLENEPVYGHYTYRDIVDDLYKILLEIKKLGRLPVVNFAAGGVATPADAALMMQMGMDGVFVGSGIFKSSDPPKMARAIVEAVNHWDEPDVLVEISRDIGEPMHGQDIEELEVRLEERGV
- the nadA gene encoding quinolinate synthase NadA, encoding NAIIMAHNYQPPEVQDIADFLGDSLELARKAVSVDADVIVFAGVDFMAETAKILNPEKTVLLPTRGATCAMANMLRPEHIIEAKRKYPDAPVVLYVNSSAETKALADVTVTSANAVRVVEKLDSEVIIFGPDKNLAYYVAKQTGKRVIPVPEYGHCYVHRKFTLNDVERAKRLYPNAKLMVHPECEPEVQERADIIVSTGGMIKRAPEWDEWVVFTEREMVYRLSKLYPNIKFHPAREDATCIGMKAITLNHIYESLKDMKYAVEVPEGIAEKARKAIEKMLEMS
- the nadC gene encoding carboxylating nicotinate-nucleotide diphosphorylase → MVPLEYLLRFIEEDAPFGDVTSEAIIPAGTGARAVIIAKQDGVVAGVEEAKALFEHFGVRVEVRKRDGEEVREGDTIVELEGDARSILLVERTALNIMGRMSGIATEVKKLAGKVKAVNPKVRVAGTRKSLLKPLDKKAILIGGGEPHRFSLSDAILIKDNHLALVPLEEAIRRARAFSVYKVVEVEVESLEDAVKAAKAGADVVMLDNMSPEEIAGTIEALRREGLRDRVKIEVSGGITPENIVEYAKLDVDVISLGYLTHSVKNFDVSLEITGKL